In Capsicum annuum cultivar UCD-10X-F1 unplaced genomic scaffold, UCD10Xv1.1 ctg5012, whole genome shotgun sequence, one genomic interval encodes:
- the LOC107879038 gene encoding uncharacterized protein LOC107879038, with the protein MVFVDFEKAYAKVLEDVLWRYLEARGVSVAYTKSIQDMYNGTKTHVVVKLDSHADQKRNSFKYLGSMIQRNGEIDEDVTHRISARWLKCRLALGVLYDKKVPPKLKVKFFRVAIRLIIFYGAKYWPVKNSRIQKVKVVEIRVL; encoded by the exons ATGGTTTTCGTCGATTTTGAGAAGGCATACGCCAAAGTCCTCGAGGATGTTCTGTGGAGGTACTTAGAGGCTAGAGGTGTTTCAGTAGCATACACTAAGTCAATTCAGGACATGTACAATGGaacgaagactc ATGTGGTAGTAAAGCTGGATTCCCATGCTGATCAGAAGAgaaatagtttcaagtatcttggttCTATGATTCAgaggaatggagagattgacgaggatgtcacacaCCGTATTAGTGCAAGGTGGTTGAAATGTAGGCTTGCTTTGGGAGTCTTGTACGATAAGAAAGTGCCTCCTAAACTTAAAGTTAAGTTCTTCAGAGTGGCAATTCGACTAATTATATTCTATGGAGCAAagtattggccagtcaagaactcccgcATTCAAAAGGTGAAGGTGGTGGAGATAAGGGTGTTGTAA